Proteins encoded in a region of the Falco biarmicus isolate bFalBia1 chromosome W, bFalBia1.pri, whole genome shotgun sequence genome:
- the LOC130141912 gene encoding LOW QUALITY PROTEIN: uncharacterized protein LOC130141912 (The sequence of the model RefSeq protein was modified relative to this genomic sequence to represent the inferred CDS: inserted 3 bases in 3 codons; deleted 1 base in 1 codon): MAEKADKQNPLLMKDWDMFYTFLAKYGARPSVPGEDWARDNWANLQNVVDRVTSLQTEAKVRSGKGKSIVCAILGASLVAAKXRLRKHSNENKIIESLENLVKVLQKMXLEQQLEKEREENXLFKTTLKAECSKDTEALSVIELEVEEKGINPIYPQKELEEVRKHFVENPQVRPLIKTEYTYLNEDDDNPHITTKEIPYTATELAKLKREYGHLPKESKTVYVWHVSLTGGDQIQLSEKEAGGYWGHGVFLTTGNKHAPWSLTQRAAYWAGGLNPLDRGDPPAITSTADQLLESVHKAACLQMIHERKLIPGCESPMILLVNPEIMTLLIRGLPESLKPTGVSLQRTIASMGPVERLEGLIRSQRNETPDSVSSHHTTSASSNKRIWTWGQVAQELIDYSRKYGPVKIPEEKLRGIHQTEVEVLPLPTGKTVAAADVLRKEHPHHKTGKGEQSMTRQQWWLLGIKKGVPRDIMDGLPFDKLRSTEVMKAASVKLTLPGEEGTVTVIMVIGDIPTNLLGMDALRGKQWEDSEGLLWTFGTLQLHVILLPKGTPTAVQQSN, from the exons ATGGCCGAAAAGGCTGATAAACAAAATCCTTTGTTAATGAAAGATTGGGACATGTTTTACACGTTTCTGGCAAAGTATGGGGCTCGACCCTCCGTACCCGGAGAAGACTGGGCTCGAGATAATTGGGCAAACTTGCAGAATGTAGTGGACCGAGTGACCTCTTTACAGACTGAAGCTAAAGTTAGATCAGGTAAGGGCAAATCTATAGTCTGTGCCATTTTAGGAGCCAGCCTGGTCGCAGCAA ATCGCCTTAGAAAACAtagcaatgaaaacaaaattatagaaTCCCTTGAAAATTTGGTGAAAGTTCTGCAAAAAA GCTTAGAACAACAATtagagaaagagagggaagaaa cGCTTTTTAAAACCACTCTGAAGGCAGAATGCTCTAAAGACACTGAAGCCCTGAGTGTAATAGAGCTGGAAGTAGAGGAAAAGGGCATTAACCCAATATACCCTCAGAAGGAGTTGGAAGAggtgagaaaacattttgtagaAAACCCTCAAGTGAGACccttaattaaaacagaatatacTTATCTGAATGAGGACGATGATAATCCTCACATTACAACCAAAGAGATACCATATACTGCCACTGAGCTAGCCAAACTGAAAAGAGAGTATGGACACCTTCCTAAAGAATCCAAAACAGTGTACGTGTGGCATGTATCCCTAACT GGGGGGGACCAAATTCAATTAAGTGAAAAGGAAGCTGGTGGCTATTGGGGTCACGGAGTTTTCTTAACAACAGGCAATAAACATGCCCCATGGTCCCTAACCCAGCGGGCTGCTTATTGGGCTGGAGGATTGAACCCTTTAGACAGAGGGGATCCCCCGGCAATCACCAGCACAGCTGATCAGTTGCTAGAAAGTGTACACAAAGCAGCCTGCTTACAAATgatacatgaaagaaaattaattcctggATGTGAATCCCCAATGATTCTGCTGGTGAATCCCGAAATCATGACCCTCTTGATAAGGGGACTTCCAGAGTCACTCAAACCTACGGGGGTTAGCCTTCAAAGGACCATCGCGTCGATGGGCCCTGTAGAAAGGCTGGAAGGTCTTATTAGGAGCCAGAGAAATGAAACACCGGATTCAGTTTCTTCCCACCATACGACCTCAGCATCAAGTAATAAAAGGATATGGACCTGGGGACAAGTAGCACAAGAATTGATAGATTATAGTAGAAAATATGGTCCTGTAAAAATCCCAGAGGAAAAATTGAGGGGAATCCACCAAACAGAAGTTGAGGTTTTGCCCCTCCCCACCGGTAAAACTGTAGCCGCCGCTGATGTCCTGAGAAAGGAGCATCCACACCATAAAACAGGAAAGGGAGAACAGTCCATGACTCGACAACAGTGGTGGCTTTTGGGAATTAAAAAGGGAGTCCCCAGGGATATAATGGATGGCTTACCCTTTGATAAATTGA GGTCGACAGAAGTTATGAAAGCTGCCTCGGTAAAGTTGACTCTTCCAGGAGAGGAAGGTACGGTCACTGTCATAATGGTGATTGGAGACATTCCAACAAATTTGTTAGGAATGGATGCCCTCAGGGGAAAGCAGTGGGAGGACTCTGAAGGATTGTTGTGGACCTTTGGAACACTGCAGCTGCATGTCATATTACTTCCAAAAGGCACCCCCACTGCCGTTCAGCAGAGTAACTAA